A genomic stretch from Bordetella sp. N includes:
- a CDS encoding flagellar basal body-associated FliL family protein produces the protein MATSKTPTMPSRSTLPGRSGASRLLRPIIGLLVLLIVAGASVATTWMITTRSQRQQPNSAVQINVGQAQGPSASPTTFVPPPTAPAAVPAPIFIPIEPFTVSVQSANTERMLHVALTLRVSDEQTRQRIEKYMPEVRSRILLLASSQTPESVQTPQGKVDLAAAIVKAVNKPFSPIPDGQYVTDVLFTAFVVQ, from the coding sequence ATGGCGACTTCCAAAACACCCACCATGCCGTCACGCAGCACTTTGCCCGGGCGTTCCGGCGCAAGCCGACTGCTGCGTCCGATCATCGGACTGCTGGTCCTCCTGATCGTCGCCGGCGCCAGCGTCGCCACGACCTGGATGATCACCACGCGCTCGCAGCGCCAACAGCCGAACTCCGCCGTCCAGATCAATGTGGGCCAGGCGCAAGGCCCGAGCGCGTCCCCGACGACGTTCGTTCCGCCGCCGACCGCCCCCGCCGCCGTGCCGGCGCCGATCTTCATTCCCATCGAGCCTTTCACGGTCAGCGTGCAAAGCGCCAATACCGAGCGCATGCTGCACGTCGCGTTGACGCTGCGCGTGAGCGACGAGCAGACCCGTCAGCGCATCGAAAAGTACATGCCTGAAGTGCGCAGCCGCATCCTGCTGCTGGCCTCCTCGCAGACGCCGGAAAGCGTGCAGACGCCGCAAGGCAAGGTCGACCTGGCCGCAGCCATCGTCAAGGCGGTCAACAAGCCGTTCTCGCCCATCCCCGATGGCCAGTACGTCACCGACGTCCTCTTCACGGCATTCGTGGTGCAATAA
- the fliM gene encoding flagellar motor switch protein FliM has translation MAYEAFLSQDEVDALLAGVTGEDDGKAQAQQEQEGVRAYDLSSPERVVRRRMQTLELINERFARHMRSVLLNFMRRNADITVGSIKIMKYSDFERNLPVPSNLNMVQMKPLRGTALFTYDPNLVFLVIDSLFGGDGRYHTRVEGRDFTTTEQRIIRRLLNLTLESYGKSWDAVYPIEFEYVRSEMHTKFASITGDNEVVVVTPFHIEFGATGGDLNICLPYSMIEPVRDLLTRPLQENTLEAVDQRWATQLSRQVRSADVELVAEFVTLDSSIRSLLNMKVGDVLPVEVPEIITARINEVPVMECGYGVFNTQYALRIQNLLTPNDSNTEAPND, from the coding sequence ATGGCCTACGAGGCTTTTCTTTCGCAGGATGAAGTCGACGCCCTGCTCGCGGGCGTCACCGGCGAAGACGACGGCAAGGCACAGGCGCAACAGGAGCAGGAAGGCGTCCGCGCCTATGACCTGAGCTCGCCCGAGCGCGTGGTGCGGCGCCGCATGCAGACGCTGGAGCTGATCAACGAACGCTTCGCGCGTCACATGCGCAGCGTGTTGTTGAACTTCATGCGCCGCAACGCCGACATCACGGTCGGTTCGATCAAGATCATGAAGTATTCGGATTTTGAACGTAACCTGCCGGTGCCCAGCAACCTGAACATGGTGCAGATGAAGCCGCTGCGCGGCACTGCTCTGTTCACCTACGATCCCAACCTGGTATTTCTGGTCATCGACAGCCTGTTCGGCGGCGATGGGCGTTACCACACCCGGGTCGAAGGGCGCGACTTCACCACGACCGAGCAGCGCATCATCCGTCGCCTGCTCAATCTGACGCTGGAAAGCTACGGCAAGTCCTGGGACGCGGTCTATCCCATCGAATTCGAATACGTGCGTTCCGAAATGCACACCAAGTTCGCCAGCATCACGGGCGACAACGAAGTGGTGGTGGTCACCCCCTTCCACATCGAATTCGGCGCGACCGGTGGCGACCTGAACATCTGCCTGCCCTACTCCATGATCGAGCCGGTGCGCGATCTGTTGACCCGGCCCCTGCAGGAAAACACCCTGGAAGCCGTCGACCAGCGCTGGGCGACGCAGCTGTCGCGCCAGGTGCGCAGCGCCGACGTCGAACTGGTGGCGGAATTCGTCACCCTCGACTCCTCGATCCGCAGCCTGCTGAACATGAAGGTCGGCGACGTCCTGCCCGTTGAAGTGCCGGAAATCATCACCGCGCGCATCAATGAAGTCCCGGTCATGGAATGCGGCTACGGCGTGTTCAATACGCAATACGCCCTGCGCATCCAGAATTTGCTAACTCCCAACGATTCCAATACTGAGGCCCCGAATGACTGA
- the fliN gene encoding flagellar motor switch protein FliN has protein sequence MTDPNDQAGGTSPSASGADDWADALAEQSNAATQSQADGLKAAEDPWAAAMAEQSATTSAAPSPAPQSAAKAVFKPLSGSGEKATTDIDLIMDVPVQMTVELGRTRLTIKNLLQLGQGSVVELDGLAGEPMDIFVNGYLIAQGEVVVVDDKYGIRLTDIITPSERINRLNGRR, from the coding sequence ATGACTGATCCTAACGATCAAGCAGGCGGCACCAGCCCGTCCGCCTCCGGCGCCGACGACTGGGCCGATGCGCTCGCCGAGCAATCCAATGCCGCCACGCAGTCCCAGGCCGATGGCCTGAAGGCCGCTGAAGACCCCTGGGCCGCCGCCATGGCGGAACAGTCCGCGACCACGTCGGCCGCGCCCAGCCCGGCCCCGCAATCCGCTGCCAAGGCCGTGTTCAAGCCGCTGTCCGGCAGTGGCGAAAAGGCCACCACCGACATCGACCTGATCATGGACGTGCCGGTGCAGATGACGGTGGAACTGGGCCGCACGCGCCTGACCATCAAGAACCTGCTGCAACTGGGCCAGGGCTCGGTGGTCGAGCTCGACGGTCTGGCCGGCGAACCGATGGATATCTTCGTCAACGGCTACCTGATCGCCCAGGGCGAAGTGGTGGTGGTCGACGATAAGTACGGCATCCGCCTGACCGATATCATCACCCCGTCCGAACGTATCAACCGCCTCAACGGCCGCCGTTGA
- the fliO gene encoding flagellar biosynthetic protein FliO → MTSPDVLRLFLGLVLVIGIILAVGWVARRGGLNGRARGHMRVIENLGLGPRHRMVLVQVDDTWLVIGISAGQMNVLHTLPAGAPLPDLPVAPVSAFAGKLGEAWRRRNG, encoded by the coding sequence ATGACCTCGCCTGACGTTTTGCGCCTGTTCCTCGGCCTTGTGCTGGTGATAGGCATCATTCTCGCCGTCGGCTGGGTCGCCCGCCGGGGCGGCTTGAATGGCCGGGCGCGGGGTCATATGCGCGTTATCGAAAATCTGGGCCTGGGTCCGCGCCATCGCATGGTCCTGGTTCAGGTCGACGACACCTGGCTGGTCATCGGCATCAGCGCCGGCCAGATGAATGTGCTGCACACGCTGCCCGCCGGCGCGCCCTTGCCGGACCTGCCGGTGGCGCCGGTGTCGGCTTTCGCCGGCAAGCTGGGCGAAGCCTGGCGCCGCCGCAACGGCTGA